From the Candidatus Omnitrophota bacterium genome, one window contains:
- the rffA gene encoding dTDP-4-amino-4,6-dideoxygalactose transaminase encodes MHRIPLYRPYLTGSELDYVKEVFANRRLSGDGPFTQKCQTLLEEALGVPKVMLTTSCTHALEIAALLLGIQPGDEAIIPSFTFVSTVNAFVLRGARPVFADIRPDTLNLDEKRLENLITERTKVIVPVHYMGVACEMDAIMEIAQKHKIAVIEDNAHGLFARYKNRSLGAIGCMSALSFHETKNFICGEGGALLLNDPRWIGAAEIIREKGTNRCQFVRGEVDRYTWVALGSSYLPSDLLAACLYAQLQMREKIQERRARMWRFYYENLQEWAESIGAQLPAVPPYCEQAYHQFYFLMPTPEQRRALIAHLKSQDIESAFHYLPLHLSDMGRRYGGREGDCPVTEDICYRLIRIPFYYGLSEAEQSRVVEEIVRFDA; translated from the coding sequence TACCTGACCGGCTCCGAATTGGATTACGTTAAAGAAGTTTTCGCCAACCGCCGCTTATCCGGCGATGGACCGTTTACGCAGAAATGCCAAACGTTGCTGGAAGAAGCTTTGGGCGTCCCCAAAGTCATGCTCACAACGTCCTGCACTCACGCCTTGGAAATCGCGGCGCTGCTGTTGGGTATTCAGCCGGGGGACGAAGCGATCATCCCCTCGTTTACCTTCGTTTCTACCGTCAACGCTTTCGTTCTGCGCGGCGCGCGCCCCGTCTTCGCCGATATCCGCCCCGATACGCTCAACCTGGACGAGAAACGCCTGGAGAACCTGATAACCGAGCGCACAAAAGTTATTGTTCCCGTCCATTATATGGGCGTCGCCTGCGAGATGGATGCGATTATGGAAATTGCCCAGAAGCACAAGATCGCCGTCATCGAGGATAACGCTCACGGCCTCTTCGCCCGTTATAAGAACCGCAGCCTCGGCGCTATTGGGTGTATGAGCGCCTTGAGTTTCCATGAAACCAAAAACTTCATTTGCGGCGAGGGCGGCGCGCTGCTCCTCAACGATCCCCGCTGGATCGGAGCCGCCGAAATCATACGGGAAAAAGGAACGAACCGCTGCCAGTTCGTACGCGGCGAAGTCGACAGATACACGTGGGTGGCGCTGGGTTCCAGTTACCTTCCTTCCGATCTTCTCGCCGCCTGCCTTTATGCGCAGCTGCAAATGCGGGAAAAAATTCAGGAGCGCCGCGCGCGCATGTGGCGGTTTTATTACGAAAACCTTCAAGAATGGGCGGAGTCTATCGGCGCGCAGCTGCCCGCCGTTCCGCCCTATTGCGAACAAGCCTATCACCAATTTTATTTTCTCATGCCCACGCCGGAACAACGGCGGGCGCTGATCGCGCATCTGAAATCCCAAGACATCGAAAGCGCCTTTCACTACCTGCCATTGCATCTTTCGGATATGGGGCGCCGGTACGGGGGCCGAGAGGGAGACTGTCCGGTAACGGAAGATATCTGTTATCGCCTGATCCGCATCCCGTTTTACTATGGCCTCTCGGAAGCCGAACAATCGCGCGTCGTGGAAGAGATTGTTCGATTCGATGCGTAA